Proteins encoded by one window of Methanobacterium sp. CWC-01:
- a CDS encoding YHS domain-containing protein, whose product MAVDPICKMDVDEKTAKWVSEYKGKKYYFCAPGCKKAFEDDPGKYAEE is encoded by the coding sequence ATGGCTGTGGACCCCATATGTAAGATGGACGTGGACGAGAAAACCGCCAAGTGGGTGAGCGAATACAAAGGCAAGAAGTACTACTTCTGCGCTCCGGGTTGTAAGAAGGCCTTCGAGGACGACCCTGGAAAATATGCCGAGGAATAA
- the truD gene encoding tRNA pseudouridine(13) synthase TruD: MLNADTYITSQKGIGGQIRTRYEDFYVEEIPENQPSGEGPNTWIFIDKIGRNTLDVVLDIARELKISRKRMGFAGMKDKAAHTRQWLCVSNITPVELTGLEEKLYGVKVLEIRANQKKLRIGQLVGNKFRILIRETENPATDAMTAAEILEDLKIRGVPNYYGWQRFGQKRPNTHRVGEALIHNDLKGAVDSYIGNPYPDEAPHIQAARRMYDEGEWMEALESMPRGMRYEKMMLRTLLKEKKKKEELDDKSYIKALHSLPKPLSRMFVHAYQSYLFNQVVSERCKLGIDRYVEGDIVIDNEEHLVHEIGDDIDERIQDFKVHPTAPLYGTKVPLATREVGKIEERVLEEYKLKREDFKVPLMSRLGSHGLRRAIRFKIWDVSSEATPEGVLVEFSIPKGCYATAVLREIMKVDLY; encoded by the coding sequence ATGCTCAACGCAGACACATACATAACCTCCCAGAAGGGGATCGGCGGCCAGATCAGGACCAGATACGAGGATTTCTACGTGGAGGAGATACCCGAAAACCAGCCCAGCGGGGAAGGACCCAACACCTGGATCTTCATAGATAAAATCGGCAGGAACACCCTGGACGTGGTGCTGGACATAGCCCGGGAGCTTAAAATAAGTCGGAAGCGCATGGGATTTGCGGGGATGAAGGACAAAGCCGCCCACACCCGACAGTGGCTCTGTGTCAGTAACATCACCCCTGTTGAACTAACTGGCTTGGAGGAAAAGCTCTACGGAGTGAAAGTCCTGGAGATAAGGGCCAACCAGAAGAAGCTTAGGATCGGCCAGTTAGTGGGAAACAAGTTCCGCATACTCATCCGGGAAACCGAGAACCCAGCTACCGATGCTATGACTGCAGCGGAGATACTGGAGGATCTAAAAATTAGGGGGGTGCCCAATTACTACGGCTGGCAGAGGTTCGGTCAGAAGCGTCCCAACACCCACCGGGTGGGGGAGGCCTTGATACATAATGATCTAAAAGGGGCAGTTGATTCCTATATTGGAAACCCCTACCCGGATGAGGCCCCGCACATTCAAGCCGCACGTAGAATGTACGACGAGGGGGAATGGATGGAGGCCTTAGAGAGCATGCCCAGAGGGATGCGCTACGAGAAGATGATGCTCCGCACCCTGCTGAAGGAAAAGAAGAAGAAAGAAGAACTGGATGATAAATCTTACATCAAGGCCCTGCACAGTCTTCCCAAGCCACTCAGCCGCATGTTCGTCCACGCCTACCAGTCCTACCTCTTCAACCAGGTGGTGAGTGAACGTTGTAAGCTGGGCATTGACCGGTATGTGGAGGGCGACATCGTCATAGACAACGAGGAGCACCTGGTCCATGAAATCGGTGATGATATTGATGAGAGGATACAAGACTTCAAAGTCCACCCCACCGCACCCCTCTACGGCACCAAGGTCCCCCTGGCCACCAGGGAAGTGGGCAAGATCGAAGAAAGGGTGTTAGAAGAGTATAAATTAAAAAGAGAAGACTTCAAGGTACCCCTGATGTCCCGGTTAGGTAGTCATGGGCTGCGAAGGGCTATACGCTTCAAAATCTGGGACGTATCATCTGAAGCTACTCCGGAGGGAGTGCTGGTTGAGTTTTCCATTCCCAAGGGCTGCTATGCCACGGCGGTTTTACGGGAGATAATGAAGGTGGATTTATATTAA
- the hisF gene encoding imidazole glycerol phosphate synthase subunit HisF — protein sequence MTTVKIMPCLDMKDGRVVKGVHFVDLKDAGDPAECAALYQEEGADELAMLDIAATLENRGTRLEWVEKVASVIDIPLTVGGGISSLEDIELTLKAGADKVSMNSAAVNNPDLIKEAAQKFGSDRITVAIDGCRNPDMPSGFEVVVSGGTKTVGIDAVEWARECEKLGAGVILPTSMDGDGTQDGYDLEYTRAIADAVNLPVVASGGAGKLSHFYDAVQDGGATILLAASVFHFRTFSVQEVKEYLRQKEVEVTL from the coding sequence ATGACAACCGTGAAAATCATGCCGTGCCTGGATATGAAGGATGGAAGGGTAGTGAAGGGTGTACATTTTGTGGATCTGAAGGATGCCGGTGACCCGGCAGAATGTGCTGCTTTGTACCAGGAAGAGGGGGCCGATGAACTGGCCATGCTGGACATAGCCGCCACCCTGGAAAATCGGGGAACCCGCCTGGAATGGGTGGAAAAGGTGGCTTCGGTTATTGACATTCCCCTCACCGTGGGGGGAGGTATCTCCAGTCTGGAAGATATAGAGTTGACTCTTAAAGCCGGGGCAGACAAGGTGTCCATGAACAGCGCCGCCGTAAATAATCCGGACCTGATCAAGGAAGCCGCCCAGAAGTTTGGGTCGGATCGGATAACTGTGGCCATTGATGGCTGCCGGAACCCGGATATGCCCTCTGGATTTGAGGTGGTGGTGTCTGGCGGTACCAAGACCGTGGGTATTGATGCTGTGGAGTGGGCCCGGGAATGTGAAAAACTGGGAGCCGGGGTGATCCTGCCTACCAGCATGGATGGTGATGGTACCCAGGATGGTTACGACCTGGAATATACCCGGGCAATCGCGGATGCTGTTAATCTACCAGTGGTAGCCTCCGGTGGCGCTGGGAAATTATCACATTTCTACGATGCAGTGCAAGATGGTGGTGCTACCATACTCCTGGCGGCTTCGGTTTTCCACTTCCGCACCTTTAGTGTCCAGGAAGTTAAGGAATATCTTCGCCAGAAGGAAGTGGAAGTTACTCTTTGA
- the ftsA gene encoding coenzyme F390 synthetase — MSYFSEEMETMDRDQLDALVDERIHYTVQYAAENSPFYRKWFRDNRINPSTIREHEDLRELPVISGKDVRERQPPETEEFEFKCIDWPEVYTIHETSGTSGNPKSFFLTWEDWNRYAEKYARAFTSQKFTSGDRVVVCASYGMNVGANTMTLAAQKIGMSIIPMGRCTFPVSIMTKYHPTGIVGSVFKLLRLARRMESEGLNPQESSIKRLIAGGESFADESRAYLEEVWDVPVYNTYGSTEGTMCGECHEKVGLHVPEDMVHLDVYDPALDNFVDDGECGRIVLTTLLPPGGKTGTLLLNYDTEDTTVVVSRDKCPCGRTHLRIMNPEREAETVWVAGTPFNRVDVERGVFQRDNMDYLTGEYEAFLYGDTEETTFRVSMECLDSSDCARDLVQENFLKSFLQYRPLLSEAYQDGSFNILFNFTEPGGLEFYHIKGRPKRLVDRR, encoded by the coding sequence ATGAGTTACTTTTCCGAGGAAATGGAAACCATGGACCGGGACCAGCTGGACGCCCTGGTCGATGAACGTATACATTACACAGTCCAGTATGCCGCGGAGAACTCCCCATTTTACCGTAAATGGTTCCGTGATAACAGGATTAATCCTTCCACCATCAGGGAACACGAGGATCTGCGGGAACTGCCAGTCATATCTGGTAAAGATGTCCGGGAAAGACAGCCTCCCGAGACCGAGGAATTTGAGTTCAAGTGCATAGACTGGCCGGAGGTGTACACCATCCACGAGACCAGCGGCACCAGTGGAAACCCCAAATCCTTCTTTTTAACCTGGGAAGACTGGAACCGCTACGCGGAGAAGTACGCCCGGGCCTTCACCTCCCAGAAATTCACCTCCGGGGATCGGGTGGTGGTATGCGCCTCCTATGGAATGAACGTCGGGGCCAACACCATGACCCTGGCCGCCCAGAAGATCGGAATGTCCATCATCCCCATGGGACGCTGCACCTTCCCGGTAAGCATCATGACCAAGTACCACCCCACCGGAATCGTGGGTAGCGTCTTCAAACTGTTAAGACTGGCTAGAAGAATGGAATCAGAAGGATTAAATCCCCAGGAATCCAGCATAAAACGACTGATAGCAGGGGGTGAGAGTTTCGCTGATGAATCACGGGCTTACCTGGAGGAAGTGTGGGATGTGCCGGTTTACAACACCTACGGCAGCACCGAGGGGACTATGTGTGGTGAGTGCCACGAGAAGGTGGGCCTGCACGTACCAGAAGACATGGTGCACCTGGACGTTTACGACCCGGCTCTGGACAACTTCGTGGATGATGGAGAGTGTGGTCGGATAGTTCTAACCACCCTACTACCTCCGGGGGGTAAGACCGGAACTTTGCTCTTGAACTATGACACCGAAGACACCACGGTGGTGGTATCCCGGGATAAATGTCCATGTGGACGCACCCACCTCCGGATCATGAACCCGGAGAGGGAAGCCGAGACCGTTTGGGTAGCGGGAACCCCATTTAACCGAGTGGATGTGGAGAGGGGGGTATTTCAGCGGGATAATATGGACTATCTCACCGGGGAGTATGAGGCCTTCCTGTACGGTGATACTGAGGAAACCACCTTCCGGGTGAGTATGGAATGTCTGGACAGCAGTGACTGTGCCAGGGATCTGGTTCAGGAGAACTTCCTTAAAAGTTTCTTACAGTATCGGCCACTCCTATCTGAAGCATACCAGGATGGTAGCTTTAACATCCTCTTCAACTTTACTGAACCAGGCGGACTAGAATTTTACCACATCAAGGGCCGACCAAAGCGTTTAGTGGACCGTCGCTGA
- a CDS encoding uracil-xanthine permease family protein, whose amino-acid sequence MIYIRDAMYFKYGLEDKPPRTETLIFGVQWLAVTIPTIIIIGNILAAVNGGGINISYLQSLLLMVGAVMLVQLLYGHKLPLVVGPAAVLLIAVLASQGQTSGAINTSIIIGGAVLGVVAGSGLFTYLKRLFTPRVIMVILLLIAFTLSPTILNLITTGSGISSSNNLIFAITLTLLVFLSHRVLRGLWKSTLPLWIMILGSLSYYALFGVLTPLPPDLHILALPGGFASSLAVPELTMLVAFLICFLALAINDLGSIQAVGSLLGADEMENRVKRGITLTGVGNVLAGLLGVIGPVNYSMSPGVIAATGNASRYTLIPASVGLLLLACSPLAVGFISSIPSPVVGTILIYVMTAQMAAAFLLALEKQAFQTLDHGLVVGLPIIIGTVVAFLPAAVTSQLPLVIRPLLGNGFVMGVLTVLFLEHVVFGGRDLRPH is encoded by the coding sequence ATGATTTACATAAGAGATGCAATGTATTTTAAATACGGACTGGAGGATAAGCCGCCACGCACCGAGACATTGATTTTTGGGGTGCAGTGGCTGGCAGTGACCATCCCCACCATCATAATCATCGGCAACATCCTGGCAGCTGTCAATGGAGGTGGTATCAACATATCCTACCTGCAGAGTTTGCTCCTGATGGTGGGGGCGGTGATGCTGGTACAGTTACTGTATGGGCATAAGCTGCCACTGGTGGTGGGACCGGCAGCAGTGCTCCTCATAGCCGTTCTGGCCAGCCAGGGACAGACGAGTGGTGCCATCAACACCTCCATCATCATTGGGGGAGCAGTACTGGGCGTGGTGGCTGGTAGCGGACTTTTCACCTACCTTAAAAGGTTATTCACCCCCCGAGTAATCATGGTCATCCTGTTACTCATCGCTTTCACCCTCTCCCCCACCATCCTCAACCTCATCACCACCGGCAGCGGAATTTCATCCAGTAACAACCTGATATTCGCCATTACCCTGACTTTACTGGTCTTCCTATCCCACCGGGTGCTGAGAGGCTTGTGGAAATCAACCCTACCCCTGTGGATAATGATCCTGGGTAGTTTATCCTATTATGCTCTTTTTGGAGTGTTAACACCCCTTCCCCCTGATTTACATATTCTGGCCCTTCCCGGAGGGTTTGCCAGTTCCCTGGCTGTTCCTGAGTTGACCATGCTGGTGGCATTCCTCATCTGCTTTTTAGCCCTGGCCATCAATGATCTGGGGTCTATCCAAGCAGTAGGATCCCTTCTGGGGGCCGATGAAATGGAAAACCGGGTAAAACGGGGTATCACTTTAACCGGGGTGGGGAACGTTTTAGCCGGACTCTTAGGTGTTATAGGTCCAGTGAATTATTCAATGAGCCCCGGGGTCATCGCTGCCACTGGAAACGCATCCCGTTATACCCTGATCCCGGCATCGGTGGGTTTACTCCTCCTGGCATGTTCCCCCCTGGCGGTGGGCTTCATCAGCAGCATACCCTCCCCGGTGGTGGGAACCATCCTCATCTACGTTATGACCGCCCAGATGGCAGCTGCATTCCTCCTGGCCCTGGAGAAACAGGCCTTTCAGACCCTGGACCATGGATTGGTGGTGGGATTGCCCATTATCATCGGCACCGTGGTGGCTTTCCTACCTGCAGCGGTAACCAGCCAGCTGCCCCTGGTGATCCGTCCCTTACTGGGTAACGGGTTTGTGATGGGGGTGTTAACGGTGCTGTTTTTGGAGCATGTGGTTTTTGGTGGGCGAGATTTGAGACCCCACTAG
- a CDS encoding DNA alkylation repair protein gives MDFEDIIRKLESLSNPEDVEGRARFGIHSQMSYGVRMPVLRRMARETGKNHELAEKLWKYGYSETRIMASMIDDPQLVTEDQMERWVVAFDSWDVCDQCCMNLFRKTPFAYKKISEWSKREEEFVKRAAFTLIATLAVHDKKADDEKFIELFPLIIRESTDPRNYVKKAVNWALRQIGKRNLNLNKEAIAVAEEINKIDSKTARWIASDALRELKSEKVQERLLIKNLF, from the coding sequence ATGGATTTTGAAGATATCATAAGAAAGCTTGAATCTCTATCAAATCCGGAGGATGTTGAGGGGCGAGCAAGATTTGGGATACACTCCCAAATGTCTTATGGAGTAAGAATGCCTGTATTAAGGCGTATGGCGCGTGAAACTGGTAAAAATCATGAACTTGCTGAAAAACTCTGGAAATACGGATACAGTGAAACCAGAATCATGGCGAGCATGATAGACGATCCCCAACTGGTTACAGAAGATCAAATGGAACGATGGGTTGTTGCATTTGATTCATGGGATGTTTGCGACCAGTGCTGCATGAATCTTTTCCGTAAGACGCCCTTTGCCTATAAAAAAATATCCGAGTGGAGCAAGAGGGAGGAAGAATTTGTTAAAAGGGCGGCCTTTACCCTGATTGCAACCTTAGCTGTCCACGATAAAAAAGCAGACGATGAGAAATTCATCGAGTTATTCCCCCTAATTATTAGAGAATCCACTGATCCCCGCAATTATGTAAAAAAGGCTGTTAATTGGGCTTTAAGACAGATTGGGAAGAGAAACTTGAATTTGAATAAAGAAGCCATTGCCGTTGCTGAAGAAATAAACAAAATTGATTCAAAAACTGCCAGGTGGATCGCTTCGGATGCGTTAAGGGAGCTGAAGAGTGAGAAGGTTCAGGAAAGACTCTTAATAAAAAATCTTTTTTAA
- a CDS encoding HAD family hydrolase encodes MVHNGILTLFDIDGTLVRGARCHYQAFVQAVDKFYQMREDISGINYAGKTDPQILREVLELGGVEEMTIQKNFQACLEYMTGYYQEHVHQENIQVLGGVKELLSQLKNEEVLLGLTTGNLEPIAHAKLGRVGLDSYFPFGGFGSDSEQRPGLVKKALERARNIHHYQGDRIFVIGDTPRDVAAAKPFQLHTMAVATGSYSSQELANSGADYVLEDLKDLDRILEIINP; translated from the coding sequence ATGGTGCACAACGGAATACTAACCCTCTTCGACATTGACGGCACCCTGGTCCGAGGTGCCCGCTGCCACTACCAGGCCTTCGTCCAGGCTGTGGACAAATTCTATCAGATGAGGGAGGACATCAGTGGAATTAACTACGCCGGAAAAACCGACCCCCAGATCCTGAGGGAAGTCCTGGAACTGGGTGGAGTAGAAGAAATGACCATACAAAAGAACTTCCAGGCCTGCCTGGAGTACATGACCGGCTACTACCAGGAACACGTTCACCAGGAGAACATACAAGTACTGGGTGGGGTGAAAGAACTCTTATCCCAACTCAAGAATGAGGAAGTCCTACTGGGCCTCACCACCGGGAACCTGGAACCCATCGCCCACGCCAAACTGGGCCGGGTGGGTCTGGACAGTTACTTCCCCTTCGGTGGCTTTGGTAGTGACAGTGAGCAACGGCCGGGTCTAGTGAAAAAGGCCCTGGAACGGGCCAGGAATATACACCACTACCAGGGAGATCGTATATTCGTCATTGGAGACACTCCCCGGGATGTGGCCGCCGCCAAACCCTTCCAACTTCATACCATGGCCGTGGCCACTGGCAGTTACTCCTCCCAGGAACTGGCCAATTCCGGGGCGGACTACGTCCTGGAAGACTTGAAGGATCTGGACCGGATCCTGGAAATAATCAATCCCTAG
- a CDS encoding amidohydrolase family protein, which yields METQSILIKNVTMPLSPVKKGSVLIENDLILEIGPDGGDQADVVIDGEGKVLIPGLVNTHTHLSMTLLRGMADDLPLQTWLEDYIWPAEAHLEGDHCYAGALLAALEMIRTGTTCCNDMYFFMDEVARALDEAGLRGVVSHGMIDTGDEEKRKKEIRETQRIIDKCHNTAEGRITVALGPHAPYTCSEELLRWSREKANQEDLQIHIHVSETEGEVQNVLESTQKRPFEYLDSLGLLGPDILAAHAVWLSEGEIKLIKERGVKLSHNPVSNMKLASGISPVTRLVEKGVCVSLGTDGAASNNNLDLFQEMKTATLLQKVNLMDPTVLPAGKVMEMATSDGAAALGLEDEIGTIEVGKKADLVLVNMMAPHLTPQRSPLSHLVYSAGGSDVDTVICNGQILMQEKEVLVLDPVEVMEMAQGASEDLLQEVR from the coding sequence ATGGAAACCCAGAGTATACTCATAAAAAACGTTACGATGCCCCTGTCCCCGGTTAAAAAGGGTTCGGTGCTCATTGAAAATGACCTAATCCTAGAGATAGGTCCGGATGGAGGAGACCAGGCCGATGTGGTTATTGATGGTGAAGGGAAGGTGTTGATCCCGGGACTGGTGAACACCCACACCCACCTCTCCATGACCCTCCTCCGGGGAATGGCCGATGACCTGCCTCTGCAGACCTGGCTGGAAGATTATATATGGCCGGCGGAAGCCCATCTGGAGGGAGATCACTGCTATGCGGGAGCGTTACTGGCGGCTCTGGAGATGATCCGGACCGGCACCACCTGCTGCAATGATATGTACTTCTTCATGGATGAAGTGGCCCGGGCCCTGGATGAAGCCGGCCTGCGGGGTGTTGTCAGCCATGGAATGATCGACACCGGTGATGAGGAAAAACGAAAAAAGGAGATAAGGGAAACTCAACGCATCATCGACAAGTGCCATAACACTGCGGAGGGCCGGATAACAGTGGCTTTGGGCCCCCACGCACCGTACACATGTTCTGAGGAACTTCTGCGCTGGAGTCGTGAGAAAGCAAACCAGGAGGATCTTCAAATACACATCCACGTCTCCGAGACGGAAGGTGAGGTTCAGAATGTCCTGGAATCAACCCAGAAAAGACCATTTGAATATCTGGATAGCCTGGGTCTGTTGGGGCCGGATATCTTGGCCGCCCATGCCGTATGGCTATCAGAAGGGGAGATTAAGCTCATCAAGGAGCGAGGGGTGAAGTTATCCCATAACCCGGTGAGTAACATGAAATTGGCCTCAGGAATCTCCCCGGTAACCAGACTTGTAGAAAAGGGAGTTTGTGTATCACTGGGAACCGATGGCGCCGCCTCAAATAACAACCTGGACCTCTTCCAGGAGATGAAAACTGCCACCTTACTGCAGAAGGTTAACCTGATGGATCCCACAGTCCTTCCCGCCGGGAAGGTGATGGAGATGGCCACCAGTGATGGTGCTGCTGCTCTGGGATTGGAGGATGAGATCGGGACCATCGAGGTGGGTAAAAAGGCTGACCTGGTGCTGGTGAATATGATGGCCCCCCACCTAACCCCCCAGAGAAGCCCCCTGTCCCATCTGGTCTACTCCGCCGGAGGATCGGATGTGGATACCGTAATCTGCAATGGACAGATACTGATGCAGGAAAAAGAAGTACTGGTCCTGGATCCGGTGGAAGTGATGGAAATGGCCCAGGGAGCATCAGAGGATCTGCTACAAGAAGTTAGGTGA
- a CDS encoding PAS domain S-box protein — MDKHTSKFQILRNKAEELLVENKYHSPIIKTELDALIHELEVYQIELEMQNEELIRTQIKLEESRDDYIQLYDFAPVGYFTLDQNWIIKRVNLKGSVFLGVPRKYLIDSAFLRFIKPDYREKFYELCKNVRKTNLNYNCEVELVSDDINPFFAHLDTIEMVDDEGNFKEFMITVTDISEIKKTELKLKEISKNLEKLVEERTEELELSNVYNRRLIETSLDPLVTIGPDGMITDVNRATEVITGYSRNEIVGSDFSNYFTNPREAKKGYKLVFEEGKVRDYPLEIINKNGNITPVMYNAAVYKDEFNEVIGVFAAARDITEIKNAEKELRQYWKSLEEQVELRTEELAKRTEELSNSNADLKQFAYVASHDLREPLRMITSFLQLLEQRYKDHLDQDAIEFIGFAVNGARRLDKMIMDLLEYSSVANKEMMFEDVDLEEVLYHVNTNLKVLIDENKATITFDSLPTVKGDAYQMILLFQNLISNSIKYRREDAPKINIIADKEADRYVFSVKDNGMGIDSNYLEGIFNIFKRLHTHEEYEGTGIGLAIAQRIVHQHDGKIWAESELGEGTTFYFILPVP, encoded by the coding sequence ATGGATAAGCACACATCAAAGTTCCAAATCCTCCGTAATAAAGCAGAAGAATTGTTGGTTGAAAATAAGTATCATTCCCCTATAATCAAGACGGAACTCGATGCTTTAATACATGAATTAGAAGTTTATCAGATTGAATTAGAAATGCAGAATGAAGAGCTTATAAGAACTCAGATTAAATTGGAAGAATCCAGAGACGATTATATTCAGCTTTATGATTTTGCTCCCGTTGGTTATTTCACACTCGATCAGAATTGGATTATAAAGAGAGTAAACTTGAAGGGATCAGTTTTTTTGGGCGTTCCTAGGAAATATTTGATTGATAGTGCCTTTTTACGTTTTATAAAGCCAGATTATCGTGAAAAGTTTTATGAACTTTGCAAAAATGTTAGGAAAACGAATTTAAACTACAATTGCGAAGTTGAATTAGTATCTGATGATATTAATCCTTTTTTTGCCCATTTAGATACTATTGAAATGGTGGATGATGAGGGTAACTTCAAAGAATTTATGATCACAGTAACTGATATTTCTGAAATTAAAAAAACTGAGTTAAAACTAAAAGAGATCTCAAAAAATCTGGAGAAACTAGTTGAAGAACGTACCGAAGAATTGGAGTTATCAAATGTATATAACCGTAGGCTTATTGAGACTTCTTTAGATCCCTTGGTCACCATTGGTCCTGATGGTATGATTACTGATGTAAATAGGGCAACCGAAGTTATCACTGGCTATTCTCGAAATGAAATCGTAGGTTCTGATTTTTCAAATTACTTCACCAATCCCAGGGAAGCTAAAAAAGGGTACAAACTCGTTTTCGAAGAGGGAAAGGTAAGGGATTACCCTTTGGAGATTATAAACAAAAATGGAAATATTACACCTGTTATGTATAATGCTGCTGTTTATAAAGATGAATTTAATGAAGTAATAGGAGTTTTTGCTGCCGCACGTGACATTACTGAAATTAAAAATGCAGAAAAAGAACTACGGCAATACTGGAAAAGTTTGGAAGAGCAAGTAGAACTACGCACTGAAGAACTTGCCAAACGTACGGAAGAGCTTTCTAATTCTAATGCAGACTTGAAACAATTTGCCTACGTAGCATCTCATGACCTGAGGGAACCTCTACGTATGATCACCAGCTTTTTGCAGTTACTAGAGCAACGCTATAAGGACCATTTAGACCAAGATGCCATCGAATTTATTGGTTTTGCAGTGAATGGTGCAAGACGTTTAGATAAAATGATCATGGATTTATTAGAGTACTCAAGCGTAGCCAATAAAGAAATGATGTTTGAAGACGTGGATTTAGAAGAAGTTTTATATCACGTTAATACAAATCTTAAAGTCTTAATTGATGAAAATAAAGCTACTATAACCTTTGATTCATTACCCACCGTTAAAGGTGATGCTTATCAGATGATTTTATTATTCCAGAATCTCATAAGTAACTCAATCAAGTATCGCCGAGAAGATGCCCCCAAAATCAATATCATCGCTGATAAAGAAGCTGATCGATATGTTTTTAGTGTGAAAGACAATGGGATGGGTATAGATTCTAATTATCTGGAAGGGATTTTTAACATTTTCAAACGCCTGCACACTCACGAGGAATATGAAGGTACAGGAATTGGGTTGGCCATTGCACAAAGGATTGTGCATCAGCATGATGGAAAAATCTGGGCAGAATCAGAACTTGGAGAAGGAACTACTTTTTACTTCATTCTACCGGTTCCATAG
- a CDS encoding PAS domain-containing protein produces the protein MENIQVHKNTEFVRRFVEANPLPQTMDINLNGFKPQKGDYIGVNIPVSVEKELLKLYVPPSAIITDYGEILYIHGRLGKYLEPAQGKPTLNIFEMAREGLKFELNSAIESSISNKKEILLENLRIKNNGAHILVNLSVKPLKLKGTEGLFIVSFKDIQMGQDAKKGEIKLDIVSKGDKKIRELENELKLTKERLNVTIEEMKSSNEELRSANEELQSMNEEAQSTNEELETSKEELQSINEEMVTVNNELQMKIDELTKVKDDMNNLFNSTEIAIIFLDRDLNIRNFTKEATKLIKMIDSDVGRPLSDIASNLKYDKLLEDVDQVLEKAIFKEIEIETQDGNWLLTKIMPYKTSNNVIDGAVITFNNINERKMQSRNAMDAPKS, from the coding sequence GTGGAAAATATTCAGGTGCATAAAAACACCGAATTTGTTCGCAGGTTTGTAGAAGCGAACCCTCTCCCTCAAACAATGGATATAAATTTAAATGGATTTAAACCCCAAAAAGGTGATTATATAGGTGTAAACATTCCAGTTTCAGTGGAAAAAGAACTTTTAAAACTATATGTGCCTCCTTCAGCCATAATCACGGATTATGGGGAAATTCTATACATACATGGGCGTTTAGGGAAATATTTAGAGCCGGCCCAGGGCAAACCTACTCTAAATATTTTTGAAATGGCTCGGGAGGGCCTTAAGTTTGAATTAAACTCCGCCATAGAAAGCTCGATTTCAAACAAAAAGGAAATCTTACTGGAAAATCTGAGAATAAAAAATAATGGAGCACACATTCTTGTAAATCTCAGTGTTAAACCTTTGAAACTTAAAGGCACAGAAGGATTATTTATTGTTTCTTTTAAAGATATCCAAATGGGGCAAGATGCAAAAAAAGGTGAGATAAAGCTTGATATTGTATCTAAAGGTGATAAAAAGATCCGGGAATTAGAGAATGAGTTGAAATTAACTAAGGAAAGATTGAACGTTACCATTGAAGAAATGAAAAGCTCAAATGAAGAGCTTCGATCAGCCAACGAAGAACTGCAATCCATGAATGAGGAGGCACAGAGTACTAATGAGGAACTGGAAACTTCCAAAGAAGAACTGCAATCCATTAACGAGGAGATGGTCACGGTAAACAATGAACTGCAAATGAAGATTGACGAGTTAACCAAGGTCAAGGATGACATGAATAATCTCTTCAATAGCACAGAAATCGCTATTATCTTTTTGGACCGGGATTTGAATATACGTAATTTTACCAAAGAAGCCACCAAACTCATAAAAATGATAGATTCTGATGTGGGACGTCCGCTAAGCGATATAGCCTCTAATTTAAAATATGACAAACTACTGGAAGACGTTGATCAAGTACTAGAAAAAGCCATTTTTAAAGAAATTGAAATAGAAACACAGGATGGAAATTGGTTGTTAACCAAAATTATGCCATATAAAACCTCTAATAATGTAATTGATGGAGCGGTTATTACATTTAATAATATCAACGAAAGGAAAATGCAAAGTAGAAATGCTATGGATGCTCCAAAAAGCTGA